From one Tsukamurella tyrosinosolvens genomic stretch:
- the mnmA gene encoding tRNA 2-thiouridine(34) synthase MnmA, producing the protein MRVLAAMSGGVDSAVAAARAVEAGHDVVGVHLALSEAPGTLRTGSRGCCSKEDAGDARRAADVLGIPFYVWDFADRFREDVIDDFVAAYAAGETPNPCLRCNEKIKFSALAERAYALGFDAVATGHYARLEGGELRRAVDADKDQSYVLAVLTAEQLSRALFPVGDTPKPLIREEAARRGLALAEKPDSHDICFIPSGDTQAFLGARIGVRPGAVVDGETGERLGEHAGVHEFTIGQRKGLGLPGPARDGEPRYVTAIDAATGEVTVGRGERLDVTRIVADGAVWTSGSAPSGPVEAMVQVRAHGGLAPVTVHADGDRLVLDLATPLRGVAPGQAAVLYAPDAERGDLVLGSGTIRSTAHDPAHV; encoded by the coding sequence ATGCGCGTGCTGGCCGCGATGAGTGGCGGCGTGGACTCCGCCGTCGCCGCGGCGCGGGCCGTCGAGGCCGGGCACGACGTGGTCGGCGTGCACCTCGCCCTGTCCGAGGCTCCGGGGACCCTCCGCACGGGCTCGCGCGGCTGCTGTTCCAAGGAGGACGCCGGCGATGCCCGCCGCGCCGCGGACGTGCTGGGCATCCCGTTCTACGTCTGGGACTTCGCCGACCGCTTCCGCGAGGACGTGATCGACGACTTCGTCGCCGCCTACGCCGCGGGGGAGACCCCGAACCCCTGCCTGCGCTGCAACGAGAAGATCAAGTTCTCGGCGCTCGCCGAGCGGGCCTACGCGCTGGGCTTCGACGCCGTCGCCACCGGCCACTACGCGCGCCTCGAGGGCGGCGAGCTGCGCCGCGCCGTCGACGCCGACAAGGACCAGTCGTACGTGCTGGCCGTCCTCACCGCCGAGCAGCTCTCCCGCGCGCTGTTCCCCGTCGGCGACACCCCGAAGCCGCTGATCCGCGAGGAGGCCGCGCGCCGCGGCCTCGCGCTCGCCGAGAAGCCCGACAGCCACGACATCTGCTTCATCCCGTCCGGCGACACCCAGGCCTTCCTCGGCGCCCGCATCGGCGTGCGCCCCGGCGCCGTCGTCGACGGGGAGACCGGCGAGCGGCTCGGCGAGCACGCCGGCGTGCACGAGTTCACCATCGGCCAGCGCAAGGGCCTCGGCCTGCCCGGCCCGGCCCGCGACGGCGAGCCCCGCTACGTCACCGCGATCGACGCCGCCACCGGCGAGGTGACCGTCGGGCGCGGCGAGCGCCTCGACGTCACGCGGATCGTCGCCGACGGTGCCGTCTGGACCTCCGGGAGCGCGCCGTCCGGCCCCGTCGAGGCGATGGTGCAGGTCCGCGCGCACGGCGGCCTCGCGCCCGTCACCGTCCACGCCGACGGCGACCGCCTGGTGCTGGACCTCGCGACGCCGCTGCGCGGCGTGGCGCCGGGCCAGGCCGCGGTGCTGTACGCCCCCGACGCCGAGCGCGGCGACCTGGTGCTGGGCTCGGGCACGATCCGCTCGACCGCGCACGACCCCGCACATGTCTGA
- a CDS encoding cysteine desulfurase family protein has translation MTPDRENPVYLDHAADTPMVPEAMAAMAQASARPGNASSQHGSGRRARRILEESRESIARELGARPSEVVFTGGGTEAVNLAVKGLYWARRAENPAAVTVIASAVEHHAVLDAIEWLGEHEGAVVRLLPVDHRGLVDPADLRTALDEAAGTVALVSVMWANNEVGTLQPIAELAAECARHGVPMHSDATQATGHVPIDFDASGLAVLTNAAHKFGGPQGVGTMLIGRSVALVPLAHGGGHERDLRSGTPNVAGAAGMAAALTVAIGRMDEEARRRAALRDRLIAGVRGFEGAVINGGAAHDIPALPGIAHVSFAGCEGDSLLMLLDARGIECATGSACSAGVARVSHVLEAMGADPGVARGSLRFSFGPENTEADVDAVLDALGQVVDRARAAGLSFTGVR, from the coding sequence ATGACTCCCGACCGCGAGAACCCCGTGTACCTCGACCACGCCGCGGACACCCCGATGGTGCCCGAGGCGATGGCGGCGATGGCGCAGGCGTCCGCGCGACCGGGCAACGCCTCCTCGCAGCACGGTTCCGGCCGGCGCGCCCGCCGCATCCTCGAGGAATCGCGCGAGTCGATCGCGCGGGAGCTGGGCGCCCGCCCCTCCGAGGTGGTCTTCACCGGCGGTGGCACCGAGGCCGTGAACCTCGCCGTGAAGGGCCTGTACTGGGCCCGCCGCGCCGAGAACCCCGCCGCGGTCACCGTGATCGCCTCCGCGGTCGAGCACCACGCCGTGCTCGACGCGATCGAGTGGCTCGGCGAGCACGAGGGCGCCGTCGTGCGGCTGCTGCCCGTCGACCACCGCGGCCTCGTCGACCCGGCCGACCTGCGCACCGCGCTCGACGAGGCGGCCGGCACCGTCGCACTGGTCAGCGTCATGTGGGCCAACAACGAGGTCGGCACCCTGCAACCGATCGCCGAGCTGGCCGCCGAGTGCGCGCGCCACGGCGTGCCGATGCACTCCGACGCCACCCAGGCCACGGGCCACGTACCCATCGACTTCGACGCGAGCGGCCTCGCCGTGCTCACCAACGCCGCGCACAAGTTCGGCGGGCCCCAGGGCGTCGGCACCATGCTCATCGGCCGCAGCGTCGCCCTCGTGCCGCTGGCGCACGGCGGCGGCCACGAGCGCGACCTGCGCTCCGGCACGCCCAACGTCGCCGGCGCCGCGGGCATGGCCGCCGCGCTGACGGTGGCGATCGGCCGCATGGACGAGGAGGCGCGCCGCCGCGCCGCGCTGCGCGACCGCCTCATCGCGGGCGTCCGTGGTTTCGAGGGCGCCGTGATCAACGGCGGTGCCGCGCACGACATCCCGGCGCTGCCGGGCATCGCCCACGTCTCCTTCGCCGGCTGCGAGGGCGATTCGCTGCTCATGCTGCTCGACGCCCGCGGCATCGAGTGCGCCACCGGGTCCGCCTGCAGCGCGGGCGTCGCGCGCGTCAGCCACGTCCTCGAGGCCATGGGCGCCGACCCCGGTGTGGCGCGCGGCTCGCTGCGCTTCTCCTTCGGCCCCGAGAACACGGAGGCCGACGTCGACGCGGTGCTCGACGCGCTGGGCCAGGTCGTCGACCGCGCCCGCGCCGCCGGGCTGAGCTTCACGGGGGTCCGCTGA
- a CDS encoding lysophospholipid acyltransferase family protein encodes MIPVAELARHPWQQVSPCDGACSADEPQETAAWLRAVRWAALFTVMVAGLLALALAYPCGATARRVVIRGGARAMLFALGMRVEPVGNVPLRSLVVANHQSLLDIVAIASIAPAAFVAKADIFDVRPIAALMRAFGAIPLRRERLRELPATVDHVADLLRRGGTVALFPEGTTYCGAHRGEFRPAFFQSAIDARADVVPVSLRYSMRLPGPARGARQSAVAAYVGSDTEFSTLSRVIAARGVAVRVHATEVIDAGQWVGAGRGALAARAEAAVFADAEFLEAAPALPLAA; translated from the coding sequence ATGATCCCCGTCGCGGAACTGGCCCGGCACCCCTGGCAGCAGGTCTCCCCGTGCGACGGGGCCTGCTCCGCCGACGAGCCGCAGGAGACCGCTGCCTGGCTGCGGGCCGTGCGCTGGGCCGCGCTCTTCACGGTGATGGTGGCCGGCCTGCTCGCACTGGCCCTCGCGTACCCCTGCGGCGCCACGGCCCGCCGCGTCGTCATCCGCGGCGGCGCGCGGGCGATGTTGTTCGCGCTCGGCATGCGCGTCGAGCCGGTGGGCAACGTGCCGCTGCGCTCCCTCGTGGTGGCGAACCACCAGTCGCTGCTGGACATCGTCGCCATCGCCTCGATCGCGCCCGCCGCGTTCGTCGCCAAGGCCGACATCTTCGACGTCCGCCCGATCGCGGCGCTGATGCGCGCCTTCGGCGCGATCCCGCTGCGCCGCGAGCGCCTGCGGGAGCTCCCGGCCACCGTCGATCACGTCGCGGACCTGCTCCGACGGGGCGGAACCGTCGCGCTCTTCCCCGAGGGCACGACCTACTGCGGGGCCCACCGCGGCGAATTCCGGCCCGCCTTCTTCCAGTCCGCGATCGACGCCCGCGCCGATGTCGTGCCGGTCTCGCTGCGCTACTCGATGCGGCTGCCGGGCCCGGCGCGGGGCGCGCGGCAGAGCGCCGTCGCCGCCTACGTCGGGTCCGACACCGAGTTCAGCACGCTGTCCCGGGTCATCGCCGCCCGCGGCGTCGCGGTGCGCGTCCACGCCACCGAGGTCATCGACGCCGGTCAGTGGGTCGGCGCCGGCCGCGGAGCGCTGGCCGCGCGAGCCGAGGCCGCGGTGTTCGCCGACGCGGAGTTCCTCGAGGCCGCCCCGGCGCTGCCGCTCGCGGCCTGA
- a CDS encoding GNAT family N-acetyltransferase: protein MSTPGTLLTGRTPARETLIHGAEYEVVLTTRADDVDTVQRLRYEVFGSEPGFEASMAGVVDGRDADRFDEFCDHLVIRHKPSDAIVGCYRILPPPGAIAAGGLYLATEFELGALDHIRPETLEMGRACVRADHRTGGVLCLMWAGLLAYSDLRGIRYAMGAVSVPMQYEGYGRGATVRAVRELVDAKHRAQWVVTPRTAVEEITAEPASRRTFPPLVTGYLRMNAEILGAPSYDPVFDVADFPMIIDRTRFNVRYLERLQQAAGSL from the coding sequence ATGAGTACACCGGGAACACTGCTCACCGGCCGGACCCCCGCACGCGAGACCCTGATCCACGGAGCCGAGTACGAAGTGGTGCTCACCACCCGTGCCGACGACGTCGACACGGTGCAGCGGCTGCGCTACGAGGTCTTCGGTTCGGAGCCGGGCTTCGAGGCCTCGATGGCGGGGGTCGTCGACGGCCGCGACGCCGACCGGTTCGACGAGTTCTGCGACCATCTCGTGATCCGGCACAAGCCCAGCGACGCGATCGTCGGCTGCTACCGGATCCTCCCGCCGCCCGGCGCGATCGCCGCCGGCGGCCTGTACCTGGCCACCGAGTTCGAGCTCGGCGCCCTCGACCACATCCGCCCCGAGACGTTGGAGATGGGGCGGGCCTGCGTGCGCGCCGACCACCGCACCGGCGGCGTCCTGTGCCTCATGTGGGCCGGCCTGCTCGCCTACAGCGACCTGCGCGGCATCCGGTACGCGATGGGAGCCGTCAGCGTCCCGATGCAGTACGAGGGCTACGGCCGCGGCGCGACGGTCCGCGCCGTCCGCGAGCTGGTCGACGCCAAGCACCGCGCCCAGTGGGTGGTGACCCCGCGCACCGCGGTCGAGGAGATCACTGCGGAGCCCGCATCCCGCCGCACCTTCCCGCCGCTCGTGACCGGCTACCTGCGGATGAACGCGGAGATCCTCGGCGCGCCCAGCTACGACCCGGTCTTCGACGTCGCCGACTTCCCGATGATCATCGACCGCACCCGGTTCAACGTGCGCTACCTCGAACGGCTGCAGCAGGCGGCGGGAAGCCTCTAG
- a CDS encoding NUDIX hydrolase — MSSNIESPTAPPQPKDAATVVLVRDGEDGIEVFLQRRVQQMAFAGGMTVFPGGGVDPRDGEADLAWQGPAARWWAERFGAGERDARQLVCAAVRETFEECGVLLVSAADGGAPDVAALAPARARLEAKEISLAQFLRDEGLVLRADLLRPFAHWITPKNEKRRYDTRFFLAALPDGQRADDRTSEVEEAGWRTAAQALDDWSAGHCFLLPPTWSQLRAVAEYGTVGALLAAERTIAPVEPELPLGGAIDSLQFAEAAEYVASMPPNIPRPTL; from the coding sequence ATGTCTTCGAACATCGAATCTCCCACGGCGCCGCCCCAGCCCAAGGATGCGGCCACCGTCGTCCTGGTGCGCGACGGCGAGGACGGGATCGAGGTCTTCCTGCAGCGCCGCGTCCAGCAGATGGCCTTCGCCGGCGGGATGACCGTCTTCCCCGGCGGGGGAGTGGATCCCCGCGACGGCGAGGCCGATCTCGCCTGGCAGGGGCCGGCCGCGCGGTGGTGGGCCGAGCGCTTCGGCGCCGGCGAGCGCGACGCCCGCCAGCTGGTCTGCGCCGCCGTGCGCGAGACCTTCGAGGAGTGCGGCGTCCTGCTCGTCTCCGCGGCCGACGGCGGCGCCCCCGACGTCGCGGCCCTCGCGCCCGCCCGTGCGCGGCTCGAGGCCAAGGAGATCTCCCTGGCGCAGTTCCTCCGCGACGAGGGCCTCGTACTCCGCGCCGACCTGCTCAGGCCCTTCGCGCACTGGATCACGCCCAAGAACGAGAAGCGCCGCTACGACACCCGCTTCTTCCTCGCGGCCCTGCCCGACGGCCAGCGCGCCGACGACCGCACCAGCGAGGTCGAGGAGGCCGGCTGGCGGACCGCCGCGCAGGCCCTGGACGACTGGTCCGCGGGGCACTGCTTCCTCCTGCCGCCCACCTGGTCCCAGCTGCGCGCGGTGGCCGAGTACGGCACCGTCGGCGCGTTGCTCGCGGCCGAGCGCACGATCGCGCCGGTCGAGCCCGAGCTGCCGCTCGGCGGCGCGATCGACTCCCTGCAGTTCGCGGAGGCCGCCGAATACGTCGCGTCCATGCCGCCGAACATCCCGCGCCCGACGCTCTGA
- a CDS encoding MarR family winged helix-turn-helix transcriptional regulator, giving the protein MATEEPAPEPDLAEAVGVLGRRLMSLEEPILREAGVSMWEYAILTTLLRGGAVSQVELSRRTGRDTTRLGKHLGELESRGLVAREQAEDARRRTVAATTAGATAQLHAQRRIRAAEDELLAARLSAQEAATLRRLLARLLPE; this is encoded by the coding sequence ATGGCCACCGAGGAACCCGCGCCCGAGCCGGACCTCGCGGAAGCGGTCGGCGTCCTGGGGCGTCGCCTGATGTCGCTCGAGGAGCCGATCCTCCGCGAGGCCGGCGTCTCGATGTGGGAGTACGCCATCCTGACCACGCTGCTGCGGGGCGGCGCGGTCTCCCAGGTCGAGCTGTCCCGGCGGACGGGCCGCGACACCACTCGACTCGGGAAACACCTGGGCGAGTTGGAGTCCCGCGGCCTCGTCGCGCGGGAGCAAGCCGAGGACGCCCGGCGCCGCACCGTCGCCGCGACCACTGCGGGCGCGACCGCTCAGCTGCACGCGCAGCGGCGGATCCGCGCCGCCGAGGACGAACTCCTCGCCGCGCGACTGTCCGCCCAGGAGGCGGCGACGCTGCGCCGCCTGCTCGCCCGGCTCCTGCCGGAGTAG
- a CDS encoding TetR/AcrR family transcriptional regulator, which produces MTRTRMTATERREQILDVAHDIVAAEGFHAATPRRIADDAGVTRTVLYQQFGDVAGLLVALIDREADRIGSQYLDAVAEVAPESDNDPFVSAFEGAVRAIDENPAGWRLFLLPPEGAPPALHERLAESRDAVVAFMELSLRSTFPGIEDPEYLARVVHATARELLCLHLTDPENATVERLTGLIRRLRTFAPPQ; this is translated from the coding sequence ATGACGAGAACCCGGATGACCGCCACGGAGCGGCGCGAGCAGATCCTCGACGTGGCGCACGACATCGTCGCCGCCGAGGGGTTCCACGCGGCCACGCCGCGGCGCATCGCCGACGACGCGGGCGTCACGCGGACGGTGCTCTATCAGCAGTTCGGCGATGTCGCGGGGTTGCTCGTCGCGCTCATCGACCGCGAGGCCGACCGGATCGGGTCGCAGTACCTCGACGCCGTCGCGGAGGTCGCGCCGGAGTCCGACAACGATCCCTTCGTCTCGGCCTTCGAGGGGGCGGTGCGCGCCATCGACGAGAACCCGGCGGGGTGGCGCCTCTTCCTCCTGCCGCCCGAGGGCGCGCCGCCCGCCCTGCACGAGCGCCTCGCCGAATCGCGGGACGCCGTGGTCGCGTTCATGGAGCTGAGCCTGCGCAGCACCTTTCCCGGGATCGAGGATCCGGAGTACCTCGCGCGGGTGGTGCACGCGACCGCGCGCGAGCTGCTGTGTCTGCATCTGACGGATCCCGAGAACGCCACCGTCGAGCGGCTCACCGGCCTGATCCGGCGCCTGCGTACCTTCGCGCCGCCGCAGTAG
- a CDS encoding oxygenase MpaB family protein yields the protein MRHYPGLAERVRSQAALQPDLYGDVDFETPPHRHTADPDVPSALHPRMGRRAATLDDERTVELIATTTLLGDVVADPYASLEPRFGTKTLVAMLREACREGIDAVPDAPEELRAFLAAMEDTPAWVDMRLVEEGARLARVGSALTSPFITRGVFLATFLNTYAALPMALTGALSGKRAARRINETANFFAVTTLPGALQRHREGFEAAAMVRLMHSMVRYHALTRPGAWNREVYGIPIPQVDQMPAGTIGSYLLAIRAVKEKRDFDAHERAIVEFNRYRCFLLGLPEELLPTTPKDIVRVFLARAALLRDDFDDETCGALVRSSMEAYLRPDRGPVDEVASLVEKAWSKTSFAIAFCDGRPSKAARMGVDFTPVDVALVALTAPFIGGRTIAAEIGVRIPLVRDGVDRYLTRLIHQRLATYGHPEFVSDGADYARA from the coding sequence ATGCGGCACTACCCCGGACTCGCCGAGCGGGTGCGCTCCCAGGCGGCCCTGCAACCGGATCTGTACGGCGACGTCGACTTCGAGACCCCGCCCCATCGGCACACCGCCGACCCCGACGTCCCGTCCGCGCTGCACCCCCGGATGGGCCGCCGCGCCGCGACGCTCGACGACGAGCGGACCGTCGAGCTGATCGCCACCACCACGCTCCTCGGTGACGTCGTCGCCGACCCCTACGCCTCGCTCGAACCCCGCTTCGGCACGAAGACGCTGGTCGCGATGCTGCGCGAGGCCTGCCGAGAGGGGATCGACGCCGTGCCCGACGCCCCGGAGGAACTGCGCGCCTTCCTCGCCGCGATGGAGGACACACCCGCCTGGGTCGACATGCGCCTGGTCGAGGAGGGTGCTCGCCTCGCGCGCGTCGGCTCCGCCCTGACCTCGCCGTTCATCACCCGCGGCGTCTTCCTCGCCACCTTCCTCAACACCTACGCCGCCCTGCCGATGGCCCTGACCGGCGCGCTCTCGGGAAAACGCGCCGCGCGGCGGATCAACGAGACCGCGAACTTCTTCGCCGTGACCACCCTGCCCGGCGCGCTGCAGCGGCACCGCGAGGGCTTCGAGGCCGCCGCCATGGTGCGCCTGATGCACTCGATGGTGCGGTACCACGCGCTCACCCGGCCCGGCGCCTGGAACCGCGAGGTCTACGGCATCCCCATCCCCCAGGTCGACCAGATGCCCGCGGGCACCATCGGCAGCTACCTCCTGGCGATCCGGGCGGTGAAGGAGAAGCGCGACTTCGACGCCCACGAGCGCGCGATCGTCGAGTTCAACCGCTACCGCTGCTTCCTGCTGGGACTCCCCGAGGAGCTGCTGCCCACCACGCCGAAGGACATCGTGCGGGTCTTCCTCGCCCGGGCGGCCCTGCTCCGCGACGACTTCGACGACGAGACCTGCGGCGCGCTCGTCCGGTCGTCGATGGAGGCGTACCTGCGGCCGGACCGCGGCCCCGTCGACGAGGTCGCCAGCCTGGTCGAGAAGGCCTGGAGCAAGACCTCGTTCGCGATCGCCTTCTGCGACGGCAGGCCGTCGAAGGCCGCGCGGATGGGCGTGGACTTCACACCCGTGGACGTGGCGCTGGTAGCGCTCACCGCGCCGTTCATCGGGGGCCGCACGATCGCCGCGGAGATCGGCGTCCGGAT